The Anopheles coluzzii chromosome 2, AcolN3, whole genome shotgun sequence genome window below encodes:
- the LOC120961688 gene encoding innexin inx2, which translates to MFDVFGSVKGLLKLDQVCIDNNIFRLHYKATVIILIAFSLLVTSRQYIGDPIDCIVDEIPLNVMDTYCWIYSTFTIPNRLTGIAGKDIVQPGVASHVDGHDEVKYHKYYQWVCFVLFFQAMLFYVPRYLWKTWEGGRIKMLVLDLNMPIMNEEAKERKKILVDYFADNIKGHNFYAMRFFFCEVLNFVNVLGQIYFMDFFLDGEFSTYGSDVVRFTEMEPEERGDPMARVFPKVTKCTFHKYGPSGSVQKFDGLCVLPLNIVNEKIYVFLWFWFILLTILTGISLMYRFAVIMLPRLRLLMLRARSRLSAHDEVELIASRCQMGDWFILYQLGKNIDPLIYKEIICDLAQKVEGKEIV; encoded by the coding sequence ATGTTTGATGTGTTCGGATCCGTGAAGGGTCTGCTGAAGCTAGACCAGGTGTGCATCGACAACAACATCTTCCGGCTGCACTACAAAGCGACCGTGATCATACTGATCGCGTTCTCGCTGCTGGTCACCTCGCGGCAGTACATCGGCGATCCGATCGACTGCATCGTGGACGAGATCCCGCTGAACGTGATGGACACGTACTGCTGGATCTACTCGACGTTCACCATCCCGAACCGCCTGACGGGCATCGCCGGGAAGGACATCGTGCAGCCGGGTGTGGCCAGCCACGTCGACGGGCACGACGAGGTGAAGTACCACAAGTACTACCAGTGGGTCTGCTTTGTGCTGTTCTTCCAGGCGATGCTGTTCTACGTGCCCCGCTACCTGTGGAAGACGTGGGAGGGCGGCCGCATCAAGATGCTGGTGCTCGACCTCAACATGCCGATCATGAACGAGGAGGCGAAGGAGCGCAAGAAGATCCTGGTCGACTACTTCGCGGACAACATCAAGGGGCACAACTTTTACGCGATGCGGTTCTTCTTCTGCGAGGTGCTGAACTTTGTCAACGTGCTCGGCCAGATCTACTTTATGGACTTTTTCCTCGACGGCGAGTTCTCCACGTACGGTAGCGATGTGGTGCGCTTCACCGAGATGGAGCCGGAAGAGCGCGGCGACCCGATGGCGCGCGTCTTCCCCAAGGTGACCAAGTGTACCTTCCACAAGTACGGTCCGTCCGGCAGTGTGCAGAAGTTCGACGGTCTGTGCGTGCTGCCGCTCAACATCGTGAACGAGAAGATCTACGTGTTCCTGTGGTTCTGGTTCATCCTGCTCACCATCCTGACTGGCATCTCGCTGATGTACCGCTTTGCGGTGATTATGCTGCCGAGACTgcggctgctgatgctgcgcGCCCGCTCCCGGCTGTCGGCGCACGACGAGGTGGAGCTGATCGCTTCCCGGTGCCAGATGGGCGATTGGTTCATTCTGTACCAGCTCGGCAAGAACATTGATCCGCTGATCTACAAGGAGATTATCTGCGATCTCGCCCAAAAGGTGGAGGGCAAGGAGATTGTCTAA
- the LOC120950191 gene encoding 26S proteasome non-ATPase regulatory subunit 5 codes for MDVSQLEHLMRNLAIKETRTNSLDLLESKLSDVNQDIYETMLCSESLFKFLAEADADQHTTASRIIYDKALEFFPNGSASVIDRFFERCLTHPKNSVKQFGLRGAAAMVYHSATITPNTVELIIQHCLPMKEVYVDTLLNVLVKCLPPIFTEPTVQNKLVSVLQFDETVRCRVYEVVCTVLEQHPAYMQIASPVLESALADLDKDDVLLQSSVLQILTQLLTTKEGFDYIEGIDLFRKVYVNFVSVKVTPFVRFVLPNALKFYASAALIQPSLFLQRHPATVDFIFDQITPEDPMLMAIAYDCLGMVGSTNEGKIFLSDNQKLKMEQFLKEFPGILHSTTDVYKVRFIECITCLMSGGGSESIDNRVTCITQEWYESMTESKDLEMVQTLFKNPFPDIKMASLKLLSAIVDHRWGQQFFQNTACFTEQLLSRRLDTLNVNVAQFKYDVIKKLSLCPTLEPFVTDALKQYVTAGAFHREAHVEVVIEGGQ; via the exons ATGGACGTTAGCCAGCTGGAACATTTGATGCGTAATTTAGCGATTAAGGAGACGCGCACCAACAGCCTGGATCTGCTGGAAAGCAAGCTATCCGATGTAAATCAGGACATCTACGAGACAATGCTCTGCTCGGAGAGCCTCTTCAAGTTCCTGGCCGAGGCAGATGC TGACCAGCACACAACAGCATCCCGTATCATCTACGACAAAGCGCTAGAGTTCTTCCCCAACGGGTCGGCCTCGGTCATCGATCGGTTTTTTGAGCGCTGCCTGACCCATCCAAAGAACTCGGTGAAGCAGTTTGGGTTGCGCGGTGCGGCCGCCATGGTTTACCATTCGGCCACCATCACACCGAACACGGTGGAGCTCATCATTCAACACTGTCTCCCGATGAAGGAGGTGTACGTGGACACGCTACTGAACGTGCTGGTGAAATGCTTGCCACCGATCTTCACGGAACCAACCGTGCAGAACAAGCTGGTGTCGGTGTTGCAGTTCGACGAAACGGTACGATGCCGCGTGTACGAGGTCGTGTGCACAGTGCTTGAGCAGCATCCGGCTTACATGCAGATCGCCAGCCCGGTCCTCGAGAGTGCACTGGCCGATCTGGACAAGGATGACGTGCTGCTGCAGTCGAGCGTGCTGCAGATTCTGACGCAGCTGCTGACCACCAAGGAAGGGTTCGACTACATCGAGGGGATCGATCTGTTCCGGAAGGTGTACGTGAACTTCGTTTCGGTTAAGGTCACCCCGTTCGTGCGCTTCGTGCTGCCAAATGCGCTCAAGTTTTACGCCAGTGCGGCACTCATCCAGCCGTCACTGTTTCTGCAGCGCCACCCGGCCACGGTGGACTTTATTTTCGATCAAATCACGCCGGAAGATCCAATGCTGATGGCAATCGCGTACGACTGTTTGG GCATGGTTGGCTCTACAAACGAGGGGAAAATATTCCTCAGCGATAATCAGAAGCTAAAGATGGAGCAGTTCTTGAAAGAGTTCCCGGGCATACTGCACTCAACGACCGACGTGTACAAGGTTCGCTTCATCGAGTGCATCACGTGTCTAATGTCGGGTGGTGGAAGCGAATCGATCGACAATCGTGTCAC TTGCATTACCCAGGAGTGGTACGAATCCATGACGGAGAGCAAAGATCTGGAAATGGTGCAGACGCTGTTCAAGAATCCCTTCCCGGACATAAAGATGGCTTCGCTGAAGCTACTGTCCGCCATAGTCGATCATCGTTGGGGTCAGCAGTTTTTCCAGAACACCGCTTGCTTCACGGAACAGCTGCTTAGCCGCCGGCTTGACACGCTGAACGTGAACGTGGCCCAGTTTAAGTATGATGTGATAAAGAAGCTCTCCCTCTGCCCGACCCTGGAGCCCTTCGTGACCGATGCGCTGAAGCAGTACGTAACGGCGGGCGCCTTCCACCGTGAAGCGCACGTGGAGGTCGTCATCGAAGGCGGTCAGTGA
- the LOC120950192 gene encoding leucine-rich repeat-containing protein 57 gives MGNKQVKQHFETAKKTGVLKISLLRLDEFPSALKTFPNVLKTLDISENRFTVLPEDIAKFTLLKHLNASGNKIATVPECIGVLVKLETLNMMNNLLTSVPRSLASCTHLKQVILSNNQITAFPVVFCELKQLDLLDLSRNKITEVPPEVKSLQVTELNLNQNQITIVAEEIADCGKLKTLRLEENCLQIAAIHPRILIESKVCNLCVDGNLFNSKQFTEVQGYDAYMERYTAVRKKIS, from the coding sequence ATGGGGAACAAACAGGTGAAGCAACACTTTGAGACTGCGAAGAAAACGGGCGTGCTGAAGATCTCCCTCCTCCGGCTGGACGAATTTCCCTCCGCGCTGAAAACATTCCCCAACGTGCTGAAAACGCTGGACATATCGGAAAATCGATTCACGGTGCTGCCCGAAGACATAGCCAAATTTACGCTCCTCAAGCATCTGAACGCGAGTGGAAACAAAATCGCCACCGTACCCGAGTGTATCGGCGTGCTGGTCAAGCTGGAAACGCTCAACATGATGAACAATCTGCTCACGTCCGTGCCGCGCAGTTTGGCCAGCTGCACCCATCTGAAGCAGGTGATACTTAGCAACAACCAGATCACCGCGTTCCCGGTAGTGTTCTGTGAGCTGAAGCAGCTGGACCTGCTGGACCTATCGCGGAACAAAATCACGGAGGTTCCGCCGGAGGTGAAATCGTTGCAGGTTACCGAGCTAAACTTGAACCAAAACCAAATCACCATCGTCGCGGAAGAGATTGCCGACTGTGGGAAGCTAAAGACGCTCCGGCTGGAGGAGAACTGTCTCCAGATAGCGGCCATACATCCGAGAATTTTGATCGAGTCGAAGGTGTGCAATCTGTGCGTGGATGGGAATCTGTTCAACTCGAAACAGTTCACCGAGGTGCAGGGATACGACGCGTACATGGAACGGTACACGGCGGTGAGGAAAAAGATTTCCTAG